From Chryseotalea sp. WA131a:
GATTGTATGGCAACATCAATCTCGATTTGCAACCCAACCGTGATTATATGCTAAAAGTAAAAACACCCGAATTAGGCGAAGTATATTCCATCACGCAGATGAAACCATTCGTTCCGTTTCGAAGTGTGCAAGCGACTTTGTTCAAATCACAATTTGATTCAGTTGCCAATGTGAGCTACAGTTTGCAAGATTTGCCAGGTCCCAATTGGTACATGGTGAATGTTCAAAAATTTTCGCAGACGCAACAAATTACATCGTTGCTAAACCCAAGGGTGTTTACGCACCTGCGAAGCGACAGTGCCGTGGACGGAAAAATTTTGGAAGAAGAATTCAAAGTTTTGTTTAGACGATTTAAAGTGGGCGATACGGTAGCGGTAACAATGGCCAGTATCAGCCAAGAGTATTATCAATTTTTGAAAACAAGATTTGACAGACGATACAGTGCCGGGGCCTTTGCCACGGAGCCGCTTAATTTTAAAAGTAATGTGAATGGTGGCTTAGGGTATTTCAATCTGTTTTTGCCCGATGCGCGTCTGTTTGTATTGGAGTAAATGTCGTTTGACTGATGTAACGACATTTTAACTTTCGTGAATGTTAGGGCAATTACCTTTTTGCATTTTGAAGTATGAAAATTATGCGATCACTCACTTTCATTTTTATTTTGGCAACCACCATTATAGCGCAGGGCCAAACTTTTTCGGCCA
This genomic window contains:
- a CDS encoding DUF4249 domain-containing protein produces the protein MKIVVHFLLTIVIAVFASSCIPTPLPIDDIAKLQPKVVVSSQMLPGGALVILITKSVSALEAGWGSNPEDVLSKAAISDAEVTISVGDAIVALPNLGDGLYGNINLDLQPNRDYMLKVKTPELGEVYSITQMKPFVPFRSVQATLFKSQFDSVANVSYSLQDLPGPNWYMVNVQKFSQTQQITSLLNPRVFTHLRSDSAVDGKILEEEFKVLFRRFKVGDTVAVTMASISQEYYQFLKTRFDRRYSAGAFATEPLNFKSNVNGGLGYFNLFLPDARLFVLE